A single genomic interval of Bradyrhizobium sp. sBnM-33 harbors:
- a CDS encoding NAD-dependent succinate-semialdehyde dehydrogenase produces MAYSNTQLFINGKWRPSQSGRTIAVLNPATEETIGTVAHADRADLDEALEAAAKGFKVWRAVAPFDRCKIMRKAAAIMRERNDEIAPLLTMEQGKTLAEAKMEAMAAADVIEWFAEEAKRAYGRVIPARGPGIYQIAVKEPVGPVAAFTPWNFPINQVVRKLSAGLAAGCSIIVKAPEETPASPAQLIKAFVDAGVPDGVINLVYGVPSEISEYLIPHPVIRKISFTGSTVVGKQLSALAGLHMKRATMELGGHAPAIVFKDADVSSAAKILAAAKYRNAGQVCISPTRMLVQDDVFREFVDKFVEGAKSMKVGNGLDPDSKMGSLANPRRVTAIEGMVQDAVGKGAKLETGGHRVGNKGYFFEPTVVSDVPKDARAMNEEPFGPLALISRFSTFDEVAEEANRLPFGLASYAFTSSTKTATAIGAAIEAGMVSINSFGLALPEVPFGGVKDSGYGSEGGTEAMDGYFNTKFITQTGV; encoded by the coding sequence GTGGCATATTCCAATACCCAACTCTTCATCAACGGCAAATGGCGTCCGAGCCAGTCGGGCAGGACCATCGCCGTGCTCAATCCGGCGACCGAGGAGACGATCGGCACCGTGGCGCATGCCGACCGTGCCGACCTTGACGAGGCGCTGGAAGCCGCCGCCAAGGGTTTTAAGGTCTGGCGTGCGGTGGCGCCGTTCGACCGCTGCAAGATCATGCGCAAGGCTGCCGCGATCATGCGCGAGCGCAATGACGAGATCGCGCCGCTGTTGACGATGGAGCAGGGCAAGACGCTGGCCGAGGCCAAGATGGAGGCCATGGCCGCCGCCGACGTCATCGAGTGGTTCGCCGAAGAAGCCAAGCGCGCCTATGGCCGGGTGATCCCGGCACGCGGCCCCGGCATCTACCAGATCGCCGTCAAGGAGCCGGTCGGTCCCGTCGCGGCGTTCACGCCGTGGAATTTCCCGATCAATCAGGTGGTTCGCAAGCTCTCCGCGGGGCTCGCGGCCGGCTGTTCGATCATCGTCAAGGCGCCCGAGGAAACGCCGGCGTCGCCAGCACAACTGATCAAGGCATTCGTCGATGCGGGCGTGCCTGACGGCGTCATCAACCTTGTCTACGGCGTACCGTCAGAGATTTCGGAATATCTCATTCCGCATCCGGTGATCCGCAAGATTTCCTTCACCGGATCCACCGTCGTGGGCAAACAGCTCTCGGCCTTGGCGGGCCTGCACATGAAGCGCGCCACCATGGAATTGGGCGGCCATGCGCCGGCGATCGTGTTCAAGGATGCCGACGTCTCCTCGGCGGCGAAGATTCTGGCGGCGGCGAAATACCGCAACGCCGGCCAGGTCTGCATCTCGCCGACGCGCATGCTGGTGCAGGACGATGTGTTCCGTGAGTTCGTCGACAAATTCGTCGAAGGCGCCAAGTCGATGAAGGTCGGCAATGGTCTCGATCCCGACTCGAAGATGGGGTCGCTCGCCAATCCGCGCCGCGTCACCGCCATCGAGGGCATGGTGCAGGATGCCGTCGGCAAGGGCGCCAAGCTCGAGACCGGCGGTCACCGCGTCGGCAACAAGGGCTACTTCTTCGAGCCGACGGTCGTCAGCGACGTGCCGAAGGATGCCCGTGCCATGAACGAGGAGCCGTTCGGGCCGCTGGCGCTGATCTCGCGGTTCTCCACCTTCGACGAGGTAGCCGAGGAGGCCAACCGCTTGCCGTTCGGTCTCGCGTCCTACGCCTTTACCAGCTCGACCAAGACGGCGACTGCGATCGGCGCCGCCATCGAAGCCGGCATGGTCTCGATCAACAGTTTTGGTCTGGCCCTGCCCGAAGTGCCGTTCGGCGGCGTCAAGGATTCCGGCTACGGCTCGGAGGGCGGCACCGAGGCGATGGATGGTTATTTCAACACCAAGTTCATCACCCAGACCGGGGTGTGA
- the nirB gene encoding nitrite reductase large subunit NirB → MLDKVNKPKLVVIGNGMAGIRTVELLLDRAPHLYDITVFGSEPYGNYNRILLSPVLAGEKTVDDIMLNTEQWYEDNGITLRKGEMIEMIDRRTCEVVTREGARVPYDRLLIATGSNPIMLPLPGKDLRGVIGFRDIQDVEQMVQASTSFKNAVVIGGGLLGLEAANGLMKRGMNVTVVHLLDTLMERQLDQVAGGLLRKSLEERGMVFKMPAQTEAILGEDRVTGVRFADGEEIPADLVVMAVGIRPNVELARKAGLYCERGIVVSDTMQTYDGRIYAVGECVQHRRQTYGLVAPLFDQAKVCANHLAMKGFATYDGSVVSTKLKVTGIDLFSAGDFAPGADKEEIVMQDASRGVYKRIILRDKKIVGAVLYGDTIDGPWYFQHLRDGTDVSQMRERLVFGAANLGDGGHSGKNSVAAMSDDAEICGCNGVCKGTIVKAISEKKLFTIDDVRAHTKASSSCGSCTGLVEQVLAFTLGGDYSAAPKVKPMCACTDHSHDDARRVIVENSLKTIPDVMKFMDWKTPNGCHSCRPALNYYLLATWPGEYRDDQQSRYINERVHANIQKDGTYSVVPRMWGGVTTPDELRAIADVADKFKIPTVKVTGGQRIDLLGVKKEDLPAVWADLNSAGMVSGHAYAKGLRTVKTCVGSEWCRFGTQDSTGLGIKLEKFMWGSWTPAKVKLAVSGCPRNCAEATCKDVGVVCVDSGFEIHFAGAAGLHIKGTEFLAKAATEEETLEIIAALTQLYREQGWYLERMYKWCDRVGLDAIRKQVVDDVANRKALFSRFAYSQQFSQSDPWAARAQRGVDRNEFTPLAELELA, encoded by the coding sequence ATGCTCGATAAAGTAAACAAGCCAAAGCTGGTGGTGATCGGCAACGGAATGGCCGGCATCCGCACGGTGGAATTGCTGCTCGACCGAGCGCCCCATCTCTATGACATCACCGTCTTCGGCTCCGAGCCATACGGCAATTACAATCGAATTCTGCTATCGCCCGTGCTTGCCGGCGAAAAAACCGTCGACGACATCATGCTCAACACGGAGCAGTGGTACGAGGACAACGGAATCACACTGCGCAAGGGCGAGATGATCGAGATGATCGATCGGCGTACCTGCGAAGTCGTGACGAGAGAGGGCGCGCGGGTACCTTATGATCGCCTGCTGATCGCTACCGGCTCGAACCCGATCATGTTGCCGCTTCCGGGCAAGGACCTCCGGGGCGTCATCGGCTTTCGCGACATCCAGGACGTCGAGCAAATGGTTCAGGCCTCGACGAGCTTCAAGAATGCCGTCGTGATCGGCGGCGGTCTGCTCGGCCTCGAGGCTGCCAACGGCTTGATGAAGCGCGGCATGAACGTCACCGTCGTGCATCTGCTCGACACGCTGATGGAACGCCAGCTCGATCAGGTCGCAGGTGGATTGCTGCGCAAGTCGCTGGAAGAGCGCGGCATGGTGTTCAAGATGCCGGCGCAAACGGAAGCTATTCTCGGCGAGGATCGCGTGACCGGCGTACGCTTCGCCGACGGCGAGGAGATCCCTGCGGATCTGGTCGTGATGGCGGTCGGCATCCGCCCGAATGTCGAGTTGGCGCGCAAGGCAGGGCTGTATTGCGAGCGCGGCATTGTGGTCTCCGACACCATGCAGACCTACGACGGACGAATCTATGCCGTCGGCGAATGCGTGCAGCACCGGCGCCAGACCTACGGTCTCGTGGCTCCCTTGTTCGACCAGGCCAAGGTTTGCGCCAACCACCTCGCGATGAAAGGCTTCGCTACCTATGACGGGTCGGTGGTCTCGACCAAACTGAAGGTGACCGGGATCGACCTGTTCTCCGCCGGCGACTTCGCGCCGGGTGCGGACAAGGAAGAGATCGTCATGCAGGACGCCTCCCGCGGCGTCTACAAGCGCATCATCCTGCGCGACAAGAAGATCGTCGGCGCCGTGCTCTATGGCGATACCATCGACGGCCCGTGGTACTTCCAGCATCTGCGCGACGGCACCGACGTTTCGCAGATGCGCGAGCGGCTGGTGTTCGGCGCCGCCAATCTCGGCGACGGCGGCCATAGCGGCAAGAACTCGGTAGCCGCCATGAGCGACGATGCGGAAATCTGCGGATGCAACGGCGTCTGCAAGGGGACGATCGTCAAGGCGATCAGCGAAAAGAAACTCTTCACGATCGACGACGTGCGTGCCCACACCAAGGCATCGTCATCGTGCGGCTCCTGTACCGGTCTGGTCGAGCAGGTTCTCGCTTTCACGCTCGGCGGTGACTATTCGGCGGCGCCGAAGGTCAAGCCGATGTGCGCGTGCACCGATCACAGCCACGATGATGCGCGCCGCGTCATCGTCGAGAACAGCTTGAAGACCATCCCCGATGTCATGAAGTTCATGGACTGGAAAACGCCGAACGGGTGCCACTCCTGCCGGCCTGCCCTGAACTATTATCTACTCGCGACCTGGCCGGGCGAGTATCGCGACGATCAGCAGTCGCGCTACATCAACGAGCGAGTTCACGCCAATATCCAGAAGGACGGAACGTACTCTGTCGTGCCGCGGATGTGGGGCGGCGTCACGACGCCGGATGAATTGCGCGCCATCGCCGACGTCGCCGACAAGTTCAAGATTCCGACGGTCAAGGTGACCGGCGGACAGCGCATCGATCTTCTGGGCGTGAAGAAGGAGGACCTGCCCGCGGTCTGGGCCGATCTCAACAGTGCAGGCATGGTGTCGGGCCATGCCTATGCCAAGGGATTGCGAACGGTGAAGACCTGTGTTGGATCGGAATGGTGCCGTTTCGGCACGCAAGATTCGACCGGCCTCGGCATCAAGCTCGAAAAGTTCATGTGGGGCTCGTGGACGCCGGCCAAGGTGAAGCTCGCAGTCTCCGGCTGTCCGCGCAACTGCGCGGAAGCGACCTGCAAGGACGTCGGCGTCGTCTGCGTCGATTCCGGGTTCGAGATCCATTTCGCCGGCGCTGCCGGTCTTCACATCAAGGGAACCGAATTCCTGGCGAAGGCAGCGACGGAGGAGGAGACGCTCGAAATCATCGCCGCGCTAACGCAGCTCTATCGCGAACAGGGCTGGTATCTGGAACGTATGTACAAGTGGTGCGATCGGGTCGGTCTCGATGCGATCCGCAAGCAGGTGGTCGACGATGTCGCCAACCGCAAGGCGCTGTTCAGCCGCTTCGCCTACTCGCAGCAATTTTCGCAGAGCGATCCCTGGGCGGCGCGCGCGCAGCGCGGCGTCGATCGTAACGAATTCACCCCGCTGGCGGAGCTCGAACTCGCATGA
- the nirD gene encoding nitrite reductase small subunit NirD — MTKWIEIGALNDIPVLGSRVVRTASGDIAVFRTSEDEVFALDDRCPHKGGPLSQGIVHNKRVTCPLHNFVIELKSGMAVAPDEGCTRAHPTKVENGMVWLSVQTAAAVPAE; from the coding sequence ATGACCAAATGGATCGAAATCGGGGCGTTGAACGACATTCCCGTTCTCGGCTCGCGCGTGGTGCGGACGGCGTCCGGAGACATTGCGGTATTCCGGACCAGCGAGGACGAGGTGTTCGCGCTCGACGACCGCTGTCCGCACAAGGGCGGACCCTTGTCGCAAGGCATCGTCCACAACAAGCGCGTGACCTGTCCGCTGCACAATTTCGTCATCGAACTCAAGAGCGGCATGGCGGTCGCGCCCGACGAGGGATGCACGCGCGCGCATCCGACCAAGGTGGAGAACGGCATGGTCTGGCTTAGCGTCCAAACGGCAGCGGCTGTGCCCGCCGAGTGA
- the ald gene encoding alanine dehydrogenase, with protein sequence MRIGVPKEIKVEEYRVGLTPASVREYVTWGHDVIVEQGAGIGIGASDDVYRSAGAAIVDTAAEIFATADMVVKVKEPQPSEWRQLRENQILFTYLHLAPDAAQTKGLLASGCTAIAYETVTDSHGGLPLLAPMSEVAGRLAIEAAGAALRKSADGMGKLIGGVPGVAPSRIAVIGGGVVGTHAARMAAGLGADIVILDRSLPRLRILDEMFQGRVRTRYATLEAIEEEVIGADVVIGAVLVPGASAPKLVSRAHLARMKRRAVLVDVAIDQGGCFETSRPTTHQAPTYLVDEIVHYCVANMPGAVPVTSSHALNNATLPFGLALAEKGIRALIEDPHLRAGLNVHRGQITNRAVADSQNLPAAAPETILAA encoded by the coding sequence ATGCGGATCGGTGTGCCCAAGGAAATCAAGGTCGAGGAATATCGGGTCGGCCTGACCCCGGCTTCGGTGCGGGAATATGTGACGTGGGGACACGACGTAATCGTCGAGCAGGGCGCCGGGATCGGCATTGGCGCAAGCGATGACGTCTACCGTTCGGCCGGCGCGGCGATCGTGGATACGGCCGCTGAAATCTTCGCGACCGCTGACATGGTGGTCAAGGTCAAGGAGCCGCAGCCGAGCGAATGGCGCCAGCTTCGCGAGAATCAGATCCTCTTTACCTATTTGCACCTTGCGCCGGATGCGGCGCAGACCAAGGGGCTTCTGGCATCCGGCTGCACCGCGATCGCTTACGAGACGGTGACGGACTCCCATGGAGGGCTTCCCCTGCTTGCGCCGATGAGCGAAGTGGCGGGACGGTTGGCGATCGAGGCGGCGGGCGCTGCTTTGCGGAAATCGGCGGACGGAATGGGCAAGCTGATCGGCGGGGTGCCCGGCGTTGCGCCGAGCAGGATCGCGGTGATCGGTGGTGGCGTGGTCGGCACGCACGCCGCGCGGATGGCCGCAGGGCTCGGCGCCGATATCGTTATTCTGGACCGCTCGCTGCCGCGCCTTCGCATTCTTGACGAGATGTTCCAGGGGCGCGTGCGCACGCGCTATGCAACGCTGGAAGCGATCGAAGAGGAAGTCATTGGGGCCGATGTCGTGATCGGTGCCGTGCTGGTGCCGGGCGCCAGCGCGCCGAAGCTCGTCTCGCGCGCGCACCTCGCCCGCATGAAACGCCGTGCCGTGCTGGTCGATGTCGCGATCGACCAGGGCGGCTGCTTCGAGACGTCGCGGCCGACGACCCATCAGGCGCCGACCTATCTCGTCGACGAGATCGTGCATTATTGCGTCGCCAACATGCCGGGCGCGGTGCCGGTGACGTCGAGCCATGCGCTCAACAATGCCACGCTGCCGTTCGGCCTCGCGCTGGCTGAAAAGGGCATCCGCGCGCTGATCGAGGATCCGCATCTGCGCGCCGGACTCAACGTGCACCGCGGACAGATCACCAATCGCGCGGTCGCCGACAGCCAGAATTTGCCTGCCGCGGCACCCGAAACGATTTTGGCGGCGTGA
- a CDS encoding protein kinase domain-containing protein, giving the protein MTIGSQRNLGVRVGFVSETGKRSANEDYVGTCLGRSGLANRDIVAAVADGVGGHKGGREAAELAVRCFIDAYYSLPETLGVRRRASRSLEAANSWIYTQGRTDPRLSGMSCAFSSIILSRRLCHIIHIGDTRAYRLSEGRLERLTTDHIAGRGDLAHLLNRAIGFEDFARFDYATVGLRQHDRLLICSDGVHGVLADHRLQLLLSERTSPEESARALVDAALDAGSTDNLTALVLDVVDLPPADRDELTHSIATLPILELPETGDVVDDFTLGEILSDGRYSRLFKAIDKRQGRDVVLKFPHPRVASEGSYRLAFVREAWVAARVRSLWIGEIIELPAERQTRLYSVMPLYEGETLEQRLNRPPQLSLAEGIGIATKLARAVATLHRAGIIHRDIKPDNVILLKGGGLRLVDLGVARVPLLEDFPAEDIPGTPSYMAPELFGGRPGDEFSDLYALGVTVYRMFTAAYPYGEIEPFSRPRFGKPAYLSRYRPDLPAWLDAVVGKALNVDRTQRYGDVIEFSHELENGAMWAKPAVTSRRSLYERDPLVFWKSLSAGLIVLVVLLLAWIVKN; this is encoded by the coding sequence GTGACGATCGGTTCGCAACGAAATCTCGGGGTTCGCGTCGGCTTCGTCAGCGAGACCGGCAAGCGGTCCGCCAATGAGGATTACGTCGGGACCTGCCTCGGTCGGTCCGGTCTAGCCAACCGCGATATCGTCGCCGCCGTCGCCGACGGTGTGGGCGGACACAAGGGCGGGCGCGAAGCCGCCGAGCTTGCGGTTCGTTGCTTCATCGACGCCTATTATTCCCTCCCCGAAACGCTCGGCGTGCGTCGCCGGGCATCGCGTTCGCTGGAAGCTGCCAATAGCTGGATCTACACGCAAGGCCGCACCGATCCTCGGCTCAGCGGGATGAGCTGCGCCTTCTCGTCGATCATCCTGTCGCGGCGGCTTTGCCACATCATTCACATTGGCGACACCCGCGCCTATCGGCTGAGCGAGGGACGGCTGGAGCGGCTGACCACCGACCACATCGCTGGACGCGGCGATCTGGCTCACCTGCTCAACCGCGCCATCGGGTTCGAGGATTTTGCCCGCTTCGATTACGCGACCGTCGGGCTGCGGCAGCACGACAGGCTCCTGATCTGCAGCGACGGCGTCCATGGCGTACTCGCCGATCACCGGCTGCAGCTACTATTGAGCGAGCGCACCTCGCCGGAAGAATCCGCCCGCGCGCTCGTCGACGCGGCGCTGGACGCAGGCTCAACCGACAACTTGACCGCGCTCGTGCTCGACGTCGTCGACCTGCCGCCCGCCGACCGCGACGAGCTCACCCACTCGATCGCGACGCTTCCTATCCTGGAATTGCCCGAGACGGGCGACGTTGTCGATGATTTCACCCTCGGTGAAATACTGTCGGACGGCCGCTACAGCCGGCTGTTCAAGGCGATCGACAAGCGGCAGGGCCGCGACGTCGTACTGAAGTTTCCGCATCCACGTGTGGCCAGTGAGGGCTCCTATCGCCTCGCCTTCGTCCGCGAGGCATGGGTCGCGGCGCGCGTGCGTAGCCTGTGGATCGGAGAGATCATCGAACTGCCTGCCGAACGGCAGACCCGTCTCTATTCGGTAATGCCGCTGTACGAAGGCGAGACGCTGGAACAGCGCCTCAATCGGCCGCCACAGCTTTCGCTGGCCGAAGGCATCGGCATCGCGACCAAGCTGGCGCGCGCGGTTGCGACCCTGCACCGGGCCGGCATCATTCATCGCGACATCAAACCCGACAACGTGATCCTGTTGAAGGGCGGCGGATTGCGGCTGGTCGATCTCGGCGTCGCGCGGGTGCCGTTGCTCGAGGACTTCCCGGCCGAGGATATTCCGGGCACACCGAGCTACATGGCGCCGGAGCTGTTCGGCGGACGGCCCGGCGACGAATTTTCCGATCTCTATGCGCTCGGCGTCACCGTGTACCGGATGTTCACTGCCGCCTATCCCTACGGCGAGATCGAGCCGTTCTCACGGCCCCGCTTCGGCAAGCCCGCGTATCTCTCGCGCTATCGCCCCGACCTGCCGGCATGGCTGGACGCGGTGGTTGGCAAGGCGCTCAACGTCGATCGCACGCAGCGCTATGGCGACGTCATCGAATTCTCGCACGAGCTCGAAAACGGCGCGATGTGGGCAAAGCCAGCCGTCACGTCGCGGCGCTCGCTCTACGAGCGCGATCCGCTGGTATTCTGGAAGAGCCTCTCGGCGGGCCTGATCGTGCTCGTCGTCCTGCTTCTCGCATGGATCGTAAAAAATTAG
- a CDS encoding MFS transporter, which yields MKFAEFKKAGHWPTLLAAFLYFDISFMAWVALGPLIVYIVHDMNLAVDEKFTLVAIPVLAGALLRVPMGLLADLFGAKRTGIVAQLVVIAATAWVCYFGLPSKLSVEIFGLALGIGGASFAVALPQASRWYPPQYQGVVMGIAGAGNMGVVLDTMFAPTIAEHWGWQAVFGVLLVPMVLILAYYVVAAKDAPGERKPISLKAYGTLLRDPDSRWFMFFYFITFGGFVGLANALPLYFTVQYHVSGVAAGLLVSLIVAFGSGFRPVGGLIADRIGGIRSLSMFFGVVVAAYLVIAFLPEGPAAPAPAGWGLTEMPRIAWISVLLFSIGVLALGMGNGAVFQLIPLRFRHEIGLMTGMVGCAGGVGGFFLAKALGVAKGMTGGFGAGFLFFGLLALLGFLGLAMVKVRWRTTWGAASGARV from the coding sequence ATGAAGTTTGCTGAATTCAAGAAGGCCGGCCACTGGCCGACGCTGCTCGCCGCCTTTCTCTATTTCGACATCAGCTTCATGGCTTGGGTCGCGCTCGGTCCGTTGATCGTCTACATCGTGCATGACATGAACCTTGCCGTCGACGAGAAGTTCACGCTCGTCGCCATTCCGGTCCTGGCCGGCGCGTTGCTGCGGGTTCCGATGGGCCTTCTCGCCGATCTGTTCGGCGCCAAACGGACCGGAATTGTCGCGCAACTCGTCGTCATCGCCGCGACGGCATGGGTTTGCTATTTCGGACTCCCGAGCAAGCTGTCGGTGGAGATCTTCGGTCTCGCGCTCGGCATCGGCGGCGCCTCGTTCGCGGTAGCGCTACCGCAGGCGAGCCGCTGGTATCCGCCGCAATATCAGGGCGTGGTGATGGGGATCGCTGGCGCCGGCAATATGGGTGTCGTGCTCGACACGATGTTCGCGCCGACGATTGCCGAACATTGGGGCTGGCAGGCCGTGTTCGGCGTGCTGCTGGTTCCGATGGTGCTGATCCTCGCCTACTACGTCGTCGCCGCCAAGGACGCGCCCGGAGAGCGCAAACCGATTTCGCTGAAAGCGTATGGCACTTTGCTGCGCGATCCTGACAGCCGCTGGTTCATGTTCTTCTACTTCATCACCTTCGGCGGCTTCGTCGGGCTGGCTAACGCGTTGCCGCTGTATTTCACGGTGCAGTATCACGTATCAGGCGTCGCGGCGGGTCTGTTGGTTTCCTTGATCGTTGCTTTCGGTTCGGGCTTCCGCCCGGTCGGCGGCCTGATCGCCGACCGCATCGGAGGCATCCGCTCATTGTCGATGTTCTTTGGCGTCGTCGTGGCGGCGTATCTCGTCATCGCCTTCCTGCCGGAGGGGCCGGCTGCGCCGGCGCCTGCTGGTTGGGGGCTCACCGAAATGCCGCGGATCGCCTGGATATCGGTATTGCTGTTCTCTATCGGGGTCCTCGCGCTCGGCATGGGTAATGGCGCCGTGTTTCAGCTAATCCCGCTCCGCTTCCGGCATGAGATCGGCCTGATGACCGGCATGGTCGGTTGCGCCGGCGGCGTCGGCGGTTTCTTCCTTGCCAAGGCCCTCGGCGTGGCCAAGGGAATGACCGGCGGGTTCGGCGCCGGCTTCCTGTTTTTCGGCCTGCTGGCGTTGCTTGGTTTCCTCGGGCTTGCCATGGTCAAGGTACGCTGGCGCACCACATGGGGCGCCGCATCGGGAGCGCGGGTCTGA
- a CDS encoding nitrate reductase: protein MPVKTTCPYCGVGCGVVADRGPAGAVTVRGDPLHPANFGRLCAKGSALAETIGLEGRLLAPVVNGQETSWDTALDHVAEGFGRTIREHGPDSIAFYVSGQILTEDYYVINKLAKGFIGTANIDTNSRLCMASSVAGHKRAFGSDTVPGCYEDLETADLLVLVGSNAAWCHPILYQRMVAAKANNPACRIVVIDPRRTATCDGADLHLPLRSGSDSVLFNGLLAHLASRNAIDRAFVDGFTTGAEAALQQVAGQTVAHTADICGLSEGAVALFFDWFAKTDRVVTLYSQGINQSSSGVDKVNSIINCHLLTGRIGRPGMGPFSLTGQPNAMGGREVGGLANQLAAHMEIENPQHRDVVQRFWQSPVIADKLGLKAIDMFDAIADRRIKAVWIMSTNPLVSLPDADRVRRALEACELVVVSDCMRHTDTTRHAHVLLPALTWGEKDGTVTNSERRISRQRSFLPAPGAARADWQAVCDVARRMGFSGFEYPNAAAIFREHAGLSSFENDGTRDFDLSALKTLDDRAYDALTPIQWPVTREYPTGTPRMFETGEFFTADRKARFVPVTPRAAVNATSRDYPLVLNTGRVRDQWHTMTRTGKSPRLLAHIFEPCAEFHPDDARAAGVENGGLARLTSPWGEMVARVVVTAEQRRGCVFVPMHWNGEYAGDGWVNALVNPATDPISGQPESKHTPVRAAAYLPKWHAFILSRREIERPAAGYWVGGLSGTCWRMELAGDERPPSWRDWARAQLGVGHDIEWIAYRDPKAGRFRYAAVRDGRLEGCVFIAPDHRLVSRSWLSGLFAEQELSPSARMSLLTGQPLDTGDDIGPIVCSCFGVGQHQISAEIHKGAASVDDVGRRLKAGTNCGACKPEISKLLRGMAVRDPHPA from the coding sequence GTGCCAGTGAAGACAACCTGTCCGTATTGCGGGGTAGGCTGCGGCGTTGTCGCTGACCGGGGTCCCGCCGGCGCCGTGACCGTCCGGGGCGATCCGCTGCATCCCGCCAATTTCGGGCGGCTGTGCGCGAAAGGCTCGGCGCTCGCCGAGACCATCGGCCTTGAGGGGCGGCTGCTCGCTCCCGTGGTCAACGGGCAAGAAACGAGCTGGGATACGGCGCTCGACCATGTCGCGGAGGGATTTGGCAGAACCATCCGCGAGCATGGACCCGATTCGATCGCGTTCTACGTCTCCGGCCAGATTCTCACCGAGGACTATTACGTCATCAACAAGCTCGCCAAGGGCTTCATCGGCACTGCGAACATCGACACCAATTCCCGGCTGTGCATGGCGTCGAGCGTGGCGGGCCACAAGCGTGCGTTCGGCAGCGATACCGTTCCGGGCTGCTATGAGGATCTCGAAACCGCCGATCTTCTTGTTCTGGTAGGCTCCAATGCCGCTTGGTGCCATCCGATCCTTTACCAGCGCATGGTGGCGGCCAAGGCCAACAATCCTGCGTGCCGCATCGTCGTGATCGACCCGCGGCGGACCGCGACATGTGATGGCGCCGATCTGCACCTGCCGCTTCGCTCGGGCAGCGACTCCGTGCTGTTCAACGGGTTGCTTGCGCATCTTGCATCGCGCAACGCCATCGATCGCGCATTCGTGGATGGCTTCACCACCGGCGCCGAAGCCGCGCTGCAGCAGGTCGCCGGCCAGACGGTTGCGCACACCGCCGACATCTGCGGTCTGTCAGAGGGCGCCGTGGCGTTGTTCTTCGACTGGTTTGCCAAAACCGACCGGGTCGTCACGCTCTATTCGCAAGGTATCAACCAGTCGAGCAGCGGCGTCGATAAGGTCAATTCGATCATCAACTGTCATTTGTTGACCGGCCGCATCGGGCGGCCCGGTATGGGGCCGTTCTCGCTGACCGGACAGCCCAACGCCATGGGCGGCCGCGAAGTCGGCGGGCTGGCCAACCAGCTTGCCGCCCATATGGAGATCGAGAACCCGCAGCACCGCGACGTCGTTCAACGCTTCTGGCAATCGCCTGTGATCGCGGACAAACTGGGCCTCAAGGCCATCGACATGTTCGACGCGATCGCCGATCGGCGCATCAAGGCGGTCTGGATCATGTCTACCAATCCTCTGGTCAGCCTGCCGGATGCCGATCGCGTGCGCCGCGCGCTCGAGGCGTGCGAGCTTGTCGTCGTCTCCGACTGCATGCGGCACACCGACACTACGCGTCATGCCCATGTATTGCTGCCTGCGCTCACCTGGGGCGAAAAGGACGGCACCGTCACTAATTCCGAACGCCGCATTTCCAGGCAGCGATCGTTCCTGCCGGCGCCCGGCGCTGCAAGGGCCGATTGGCAGGCGGTCTGCGACGTCGCCCGGCGCATGGGTTTTTCGGGGTTCGAGTATCCAAACGCTGCCGCGATCTTCCGCGAGCACGCCGGGCTTTCCAGCTTCGAGAATGACGGGACGCGCGATTTCGATCTGTCCGCGCTGAAGACGCTCGACGATCGCGCTTACGACGCGCTTACTCCGATCCAGTGGCCTGTGACGCGGGAATATCCGACCGGCACGCCGCGGATGTTCGAGACAGGCGAATTCTTCACCGCCGACCGCAAGGCCCGTTTCGTGCCGGTGACGCCGCGTGCTGCCGTGAACGCGACCAGCCGCGATTATCCGCTGGTGCTCAATACCGGGCGGGTACGCGATCAATGGCACACCATGACGCGGACCGGGAAATCGCCGCGGCTGCTGGCGCACATCTTCGAGCCGTGTGCGGAATTTCACCCCGACGATGCACGCGCAGCCGGCGTCGAGAATGGCGGCCTCGCGCGGCTGACCAGCCCGTGGGGCGAGATGGTGGCGCGCGTTGTCGTCACCGCCGAGCAGCGGCGCGGCTGCGTGTTCGTGCCGATGCACTGGAACGGCGAGTACGCCGGCGACGGCTGGGTCAACGCACTGGTCAATCCAGCGACCGATCCGATCTCCGGACAGCCGGAATCCAAGCACACGCCGGTCAGGGCGGCGGCTTACTTGCCGAAATGGCATGCCTTCATCCTCAGCCGCCGGGAGATCGAGCGTCCCGCCGCGGGTTATTGGGTCGGCGGGCTTTCAGGGACGTGCTGGCGGATGGAGCTTGCTGGTGACGAGCGGCCGCCGAGCTGGCGCGATTGGGCGCGGGCGCAACTCGGCGTCGGACACGACATCGAATGGATTGCCTATCGCGATCCGAAGGCCGGCCGTTTCCGCTACGCCGCTGTTCGCGACGGTCGGCTGGAAGGTTGCGTGTTTATCGCGCCCGATCACAGGCTGGTCTCGCGGTCGTGGCTCTCCGGCCTGTTCGCGGAACAGGAATTGTCACCGAGTGCGCGGATGTCGCTGCTGACGGGGCAGCCGCTCGATACAGGCGACGACATCGGGCCAATCGTCTGCTCGTGCTTCGGCGTCGGGCAGCATCAGATATCCGCCGAAATCCATAAAGGTGCAGCCAGCGTCGACGACGTCGGCCGGCGCCTGAAGGCCGGCACCAATTGCGGCGCCTGCAAGCCGGAGATCAGCAAGCTATTGCGCGGCATGGCCGTGCGCGATCCGCATCCGGCATGA